One genomic region from Alosa alosa isolate M-15738 ecotype Scorff River chromosome 12, AALO_Geno_1.1, whole genome shotgun sequence encodes:
- the pja2 gene encoding LOW QUALITY PROTEIN: E3 ubiquitin-protein ligase Praja-2 (The sequence of the model RefSeq protein was modified relative to this genomic sequence to represent the inferred CDS: deleted 1 base in 1 codon), which produces MGQEAGKSAWPKPAGGYQTITGRRYGRRHAYVTFRPTSKCRVSSTEDRQEMEMNSVEGERSITTKGNISSMLHAIFPVNTVHPELPSKSSKEAAPTRKQSSGRGGMEVSSGIHRKKLRSDHAVAPEPMPRERGAEASAWPLMGDADEKVDERNTVSPNPSTLSFVNIDSYEPDSSDAEEDDGDEDRELDDSGADSDPSAGLQRRLDSMINDLGKDFDYLNGLHSYLRNRLGASGGGEADVAPSSSQDACGGSRDSAKVAPEELLTPAHGRTRRDSNCETVCASSADADMDRCGAGTLDASGLEVMGSFKDVENAMDAQGSSAATGAAAATSAEMVVRPKIRKQTSETHLEKKRPSSTTSSSAQAEEVLPFCGSGGAAGRSTGKVKCGSAPPFFLTQTERPGAAFLFDLPKPERCRGGNSVAPTSSRSQENGASRKSQTSRADDDEEEDDFWEDLEEFSEKCTSARKGDDSSECSEGEWSASWASDSGVEPERRSSEESWETLPWLDELPTGEQEPGAQTSTQAPTTDQDQAPLEEGEIPWLLDNEETGSSSDEEPDGLSHFVHPGLFILDGNNNLEDDSSVSEDLDTEWRLLNDFGEGFGMAQAMSYVDPQLLTYMALEERLAQAMEAALAHLESLAIEVEQAHPPATEQIIECLPQITVEDDHSGQEQCCAICCCESHANTQMRTQLLCVTPGHMFHKCVCVTLCVWLWKSGTCPVCRHVLTPAQAEHPVHTSFTSEQDGPPSNHSAGGTR; this is translated from the exons ATGGGTCAGGAAGCTGGCAAGTCTGCCTGGCCCAAACCAGCTGGTGGCTATCAGACCATCACAGGAAGGAGGTACGGCAGGAGGCACGCCTACGTCACTTTCCGGCCAACCTCCAAATGCAGAGTCTCGTCTACTGAGGACAGACAGGAAATGGAGATGAACAGTGTCGAAGGCGAACGCTCCATAA CCACAAAAGGGAACATCTCCTCGATGCTGCATGCCATCTTCCCCGTCAACACTGTCCACCCGGAGCTACCTTCAAAGTCCAGCAAGGAGGCAGCCCCCACTAGGAAGCAGTCCTCCGGTCGGGGCGGCATGGAGGTGTCCTCTGGCATCCACCGCAAGAAGCTCAGGAGCGACCACGCGGTGGCCCCGGAGCCAATGCCCAGAGAGCGGGGCGCAGAGGCCAGCGCTTGGCCGTTAATGGGGGACGCGGACGAGAAGGTGGACGAAAGAAACACAGTTTCTCCCAACCCAAGTACCCTCAGCTTCGTCAACATCGACTCCTACGAGCCGGACAGCAGCGACGCCGAGGAGGATGATGGCGACGAGGATCGTGAGCTGGACGACTCGGGCGCCGACTCTGACCCGTCAGCCGGCCTGCAGAGGCGTCTGGACAGCATGATTAATGACCTGGGCAAGGACTTTGATTACCTGAACGGGCTGCACTCGTACCTGCGCAACAGACTGGGTGCCAGTGGTGGCGGAGAGGCCGACGTCGCCCCGTCCTCTTCGCAGGACGCATGCGGTGGCAGCAGGGACTCTGCGAAAGTTGCCCCGGAGGAGCTGTTGACCCCAGCTCACGGAAGGACTCGCCGCGACTCGAACTGTGAAACTGTTTGCGCGTCCTCCGCGGACGCTGACATGGACAGATGCGGGGCGGGAACGCTGGACGCGAGTGGTTTAGAGGTCATGGGCTCATTTAAGGACGTTGAGAACGCAATGGACGCTCAGGGGTCATCTGCCGCCACTGGTGCTGCTGCAGCTACCTCCGCAGAGATGGTGGTCCGGCCCAAAATCCGCAAACAGACCAGCGAGACGCACCTGGAGAAAAAGAGACCTTCGTCCACCACCTCTTCCTCCGCCCAGGCCGAGGAGGTGCTGCCGTTTTGTGGCAGTGGAGGCGCCGCGGGGAGAAGCACTGGGAAGGTGAAATGCGGCTCGGCGCCGCCGTTCTTCCTCACGCAGACGGAGAGGCCGGGCGCGGCGTTCCTCTTCGACCTCCCGAAGCCGGAGCGCTGCCGTGGCGGGAACAGTGTCGCACCGACGTCGTCGAGGAGCCAGGAGAATGGCGCGTCGAGGAAAAGCCAAACGTCAAGGgcagatgatgatgaggaggaggacgacTTCTGGGAAGACCTGGAAGAGTTCAGTGAGAAATGCACTTCGGCCCGCAAGGGAGACGACAG TTCGGAGTGCAGTGAGGGCGAGTGGTCGGCATCGTGGGCGTCGGACTCAGGCGTGGAGCCGGAGAGGCGCTCGAGCGAGGAGAGCTGGGAGACGCTACCCTGGTTGGACGAGCTGCCGACCGGGGAGCAGGAGCCCGGGGCCCAGACTTCCACACAGGCCCCCACCACTGACCA GGACCAGGCTCCGCTGGAGGAGGGCGAGATACCGTGGCTGTTGGACAATGAGGAGACGGGCAGCAGCAGCGACGAGGAGCCAGACGGCCTCAGCCACTTTGTGCACCCTGGACTCTTTATCCTGGATGGCAACAACAACCTAGAGGACGACTCCAGCGTCAGCGAGGACCTGGACACAGAGTGGAG GTTGTTGAATGACTTTGGCGAGGGCTTTGGCATGGCCCAGGCCATGTCCTATGTGGACCCCCAGCTGCTCACTTACATGGCGTTGGAAGAGAGGCTGGCCCAAGCCATGGAG GCGGCGCTGGCCCACCTGGAGTCTTTGGCTATTGAGGTGGAGCAGGCCCACCCGCCTGCCACCGAACAAATCATCGAGTGCCTGCCGCAGATCACCGTTGAGGACGACCACAGTG GCCAGGAGCAGTGCTGTGCCATCTGCTGCTGCGAAAGTCACGCCAAC ACCCAGATGCGAACCCAGCTGCTCTGTGTCACCCCTGGCCACATGttccacaagtgtgtgtgtgtcaccctgtgtgtgtggctgtggaag TCAGGGACCTGTCCAGTGTGCCGTCACGTGCTGACCCCTGCCCAGGCAGAGCACCCTGTCCACACGTCCTTCACATCCGAGCAGGACGGCCCCCCGTCCAACCACAGCGCGGGCGGAACGCGATGA